A window from Candidatus Poseidoniia archaeon encodes these proteins:
- a CDS encoding NAD(P)/FAD-dependent oxidoreductase: protein MDWDVIVVGAGPGGSTAARFAAEGGARTLLLEKRAEIGVPVRCGEGIAPRWLEMIGVVVEGDWVVNRVRGARIYSPNGTCLTIDDDNLGTEVGAVISRTGLDQHLAQLAADAGAEVRTGVTVTGLLRDGDAVAGVRLRNPDGSREELRCGVVIGADGFESQVGRWAGLPTHRKPADMCGALQYTVIDLDIDPAYCEFYLAKGSKGAYIWSFPKTDSKSNVGIGCMLSRVKQPGEIKALLDSFIAEHPDFANGRIIDTIAGGVSLSEPLEQTAAAGVMLVGDAARHIDSITGGGVANACLSGREAGRVAVAAMEAGDFSDEFLQAYDRGWRAKMEDRLYHSYLAKSKLTEVEPEMIDAVVATMVKVGVEEPTVQGILEVLEEHHPEILEKVGAML from the coding sequence ATGGACTGGGACGTAATCGTAGTGGGCGCCGGGCCGGGCGGCTCGACCGCGGCGCGGTTCGCCGCCGAAGGAGGCGCGCGGACGCTGCTGCTCGAGAAACGTGCCGAAATCGGCGTTCCCGTGCGGTGCGGCGAGGGCATCGCCCCGCGCTGGCTCGAGATGATTGGCGTCGTGGTCGAGGGCGACTGGGTCGTCAACCGTGTCCGCGGCGCGCGCATCTATTCGCCGAACGGCACCTGCCTTACCATCGATGACGACAATCTCGGCACCGAGGTCGGCGCGGTCATCTCGCGCACCGGGCTCGACCAGCATCTCGCGCAACTGGCGGCCGACGCGGGCGCCGAAGTCCGGACCGGCGTGACCGTCACCGGGCTGCTACGCGACGGCGACGCCGTTGCCGGGGTGCGGCTGCGGAATCCCGACGGCTCGCGCGAGGAACTGCGCTGTGGCGTGGTGATTGGCGCCGACGGCTTCGAATCGCAGGTGGGGCGCTGGGCGGGGCTGCCGACGCACCGCAAGCCGGCCGACATGTGCGGCGCGCTACAGTATACGGTAATCGACCTGGATATCGACCCCGCCTACTGCGAATTCTATCTCGCCAAAGGCTCGAAGGGGGCCTACATCTGGTCTTTCCCGAAGACGGATAGCAAGTCCAACGTCGGCATCGGCTGCATGCTCTCGCGGGTAAAACAGCCGGGCGAAATCAAGGCACTGCTCGACTCGTTCATCGCTGAGCATCCCGACTTTGCCAACGGCAGGATAATCGACACCATCGCCGGCGGCGTTTCGCTCTCCGAGCCGCTCGAGCAGACTGCCGCGGCGGGGGTGATGCTGGTCGGCGACGCGGCGCGGCACATCGACTCAATCACGGGCGGCGGCGTCGCCAACGCCTGCCTGTCGGGACGCGAAGCGGGGCGCGTCGCTGTCGCCGCGATGGAGGCGGGCGACTTCAGCGACGAGTTCCTGCAAGCGTACGACCGGGGCTGGCGCGCGAAGATGGAGGACCGGCTCTACCACTCCTACCTTGCGAAGAGCAAACTGACCGAGGTCGAGCCGGAGATGATTGACGCCGTCGTCGCGACTATGGTTAAAGTTGGCGTCGAGGAGCCAACCGTGCAGGGCATCCTGGAAGTTCTGGAGGAGCATCACCCCGAAATCCTGGAAAAGGTCGGCGCGATGCTGTGA
- a CDS encoding thiamine diphosphokinase: MKALVAGDRSLPADIAVLARDALVVGADGGGERLLDAAVSPDAIVGDMDSLSADALKELADRLVRDDDPGRSDLEKAVAWARAQGADEIVVVGWSGGRLDHTLAALALAFEGVALHDDRFRVTAVAGSAEFAAEPGTLFSLLALADATVSVSGARWELVRESLAMGARGLHNEVGESGRVRVECHSGKLLLLEGNFSALHA, encoded by the coding sequence GTGAAGGCGCTCGTCGCGGGCGACCGGTCGTTGCCCGCCGATATTGCAGTGCTGGCGCGCGATGCGCTGGTCGTCGGTGCCGACGGCGGCGGCGAGCGACTGCTCGACGCCGCCGTTAGTCCGGACGCAATCGTCGGCGACATGGATTCGCTCTCCGCCGATGCCCTGAAAGAGCTGGCCGACCGGCTGGTGCGCGACGACGACCCCGGCCGCTCTGACCTTGAGAAGGCGGTCGCGTGGGCCCGGGCGCAGGGCGCTGACGAAATCGTGGTCGTCGGCTGGTCAGGCGGCCGGCTCGACCACACGCTGGCGGCGCTGGCGCTCGCCTTCGAGGGCGTTGCGCTGCACGACGACCGCTTCCGCGTCACCGCCGTTGCCGGGAGCGCCGAATTCGCGGCAGAGCCGGGGACGCTCTTCTCGCTGCTGGCGCTAGCCGACGCCACCGTGAGCGTTAGCGGCGCGCGCTGGGAGCTGGTGCGAGAGTCGCTCGCGATGGGCGCGCGCGGGCTGCACAACGAGGTCGGCGAGTCGGGGCGCGTGCGGGTCGAATGCCATTCCGGGAAACTGTTGCTGCTCGAGGGCAATTTCAGCGCGTTGCACGCCTGA
- a CDS encoding sodium:solute symporter: MSSGFALLLMLATLGFFGFIGWQAGRERQIDRDYFLSARGTQPWQVIGLSLFASGMGIWILFSPSEVGYYAGFYDVFAYALSAATPFLLLARLGPMVRERLPDGITLADYVRTRLGRQMQVYVGCIAVLYMFTFLFAEFTAIGKALHVLAGIEPIIPIVAVAAVTAAYTAYGGLPASLGTDRIQAWFIIWLLLVVALLMLGEGPRDLWDRAVAFNPEDDWSIGSITFTSPETLKSGLALLIAITAAEMFSQGNWQRTWASRDDDALRHGAYLAAGLCFVAVLVMGFLGTVVAGDGAVEDPSAAFFYLLAGYPALLLAFFVVLGVALVCSSVDTLQNAIVASISQDLSDQRLTLVQARQMSLLLILPAIWLALEMQAASVFAIFLFADLLATATVLPVLLSLWERVVPQAALAGAVAGLLSVVAYGAATADVATGVGYLTSPTNAWGLANLGVFLSALLGSGIVTVGGSLALAPKSGK, encoded by the coding sequence ATGAGCAGCGGCTTCGCGCTGCTACTGATGCTGGCGACGCTCGGTTTCTTCGGCTTCATCGGGTGGCAGGCGGGCCGCGAGCGGCAAATCGACCGCGACTACTTCCTCTCGGCGCGCGGAACGCAGCCGTGGCAAGTCATCGGGCTCTCGCTCTTCGCGTCGGGAATGGGAATCTGGATTCTCTTTTCGCCGTCGGAAGTGGGTTACTACGCTGGCTTCTACGACGTCTTCGCATACGCGCTCTCGGCGGCGACGCCGTTCCTGCTGCTGGCGCGGCTGGGCCCAATGGTGCGCGAGCGGCTGCCCGACGGGATTACGCTCGCCGACTATGTCCGCACGCGGCTGGGGCGGCAGATGCAGGTGTACGTCGGCTGCATCGCCGTGCTCTATATGTTCACCTTCCTTTTCGCCGAGTTTACCGCCATCGGCAAGGCGCTGCACGTTTTGGCAGGCATTGAGCCGATTATCCCGATAGTCGCCGTCGCAGCCGTGACAGCAGCCTATACCGCCTACGGGGGACTGCCGGCGTCGCTGGGCACCGACCGCATTCAGGCCTGGTTCATCATCTGGCTGCTGCTGGTGGTAGCGCTGCTGATGCTGGGTGAAGGCCCGCGTGACCTGTGGGACCGCGCCGTCGCCTTCAACCCGGAAGACGACTGGAGCATCGGCAGCATAACCTTCACCAGCCCCGAGACGCTGAAGAGCGGGCTGGCGTTGCTCATCGCGATTACCGCCGCCGAGATGTTTTCGCAGGGGAACTGGCAGCGCACCTGGGCTTCGCGCGACGACGACGCGCTGCGGCACGGCGCCTACCTTGCGGCGGGCCTCTGCTTTGTGGCGGTGTTGGTGATGGGATTCCTCGGCACCGTCGTCGCGGGTGATGGCGCCGTCGAAGACCCTTCGGCGGCGTTCTTCTACCTGCTCGCTGGCTATCCGGCGCTGCTACTGGCGTTCTTCGTCGTGCTGGGAGTGGCGCTGGTCTGCTCTAGTGTCGACACCTTGCAGAACGCGATTGTCGCCTCGATTTCGCAGGACCTCTCCGACCAGCGACTGACGCTGGTGCAGGCGCGGCAGATGTCGCTGCTGCTCATCCTGCCGGCCATCTGGCTGGCGCTTGAGATGCAGGCGGCGTCGGTCTTTGCCATCTTCCTCTTCGCCGACTTGCTGGCGACCGCAACCGTGCTACCGGTGCTGCTCTCGCTCTGGGAGCGCGTCGTCCCGCAGGCGGCGCTGGCGGGCGCCGTTGCCGGGCTGCTATCGGTCGTGGCGTACGGCGCCGCGACCGCCGACGTGGCGACCGGCGTGGGATACCTGACGTCACCGACCAACGCGTGGGGGCTCGCCAACCTTGGTGTTTTCCTCTCGGCACTACTCGGTTCGGGCATCGTCACGGTAGGCGGCTCGCTGGCGCTCGCCCCGAAGAGCGGTAAATAA
- a CDS encoding thiamine-phosphate synthase family protein, whose protein sequence is MIPTELNGNLLKELRGRTCRLLAREEWTQAQLGRALGVSQVMAGNYLAGMPTPLPEPTESDLQQAARRLAGALRDGAVREWSLALLLDGEPLTVRLPSGGAREAVLADLARARKRLSPLLAHLSPEVRCNLACALPEAKAADGIAAFPGRLTPVGGEARPLAPAEFGASHHLAELLLLLRQRMPARKAIVNLRWDAVVEDALPRAGLPLARLVRKGERLELPGGGLAPALVDEGSVGWEPALYLHGDTLDEVATQVEALATTAELA, encoded by the coding sequence ATGATACCGACCGAACTGAACGGAAACCTCCTGAAAGAGCTGCGCGGCCGCACCTGCCGCCTGCTGGCGCGCGAAGAGTGGACGCAGGCGCAGCTCGGCCGCGCGCTCGGCGTCTCGCAAGTCATGGCGGGCAACTACCTCGCCGGGATGCCGACGCCGCTGCCCGAGCCGACCGAGAGCGACTTGCAGCAGGCTGCGCGTCGCCTGGCGGGGGCGCTGCGCGACGGCGCGGTGCGCGAGTGGTCGCTGGCGCTGCTGCTCGACGGCGAGCCACTGACGGTGCGGCTCCCTTCGGGGGGGGCGCGCGAAGCGGTGCTGGCCGACCTGGCGCGGGCGCGCAAGCGGCTCTCGCCGTTGCTGGCGCACCTCTCGCCCGAAGTGCGCTGCAACCTGGCGTGTGCGCTGCCCGAAGCGAAGGCGGCGGACGGCATCGCCGCGTTCCCGGGCCGGCTGACGCCGGTCGGGGGCGAAGCGCGGCCGCTCGCGCCGGCCGAGTTCGGTGCGTCGCACCACCTCGCCGAACTGCTGCTGCTGCTGCGCCAGCGGATGCCTGCCCGTAAGGCGATAGTCAACCTGCGCTGGGACGCGGTCGTCGAAGACGCGCTGCCGCGCGCCGGCCTGCCGCTGGCACGGCTGGTGCGCAAGGGCGAGCGCCTCGAGCTGCCGGGCGGGGGCCTCGCGCCAGCGCTGGTCGACGAGGGCAGCGTCGGGTGGGAGCCAGCGCTCTACCTGCACGGCGACACGCTCGACGAAGTGGCGACGCAGGTTGAAGCGCTCGCGACCACGGCGGAGCTGGCATGA
- a CDS encoding MBL fold metallo-hydrolase: MTLRILQRAVGALQMNATLAVADGEAILFDPGDEWSRIRAMLDEAGVPVRRLVATHGHLDHVGVAAQAVAELGLPLECHPLCADWLANLEGQARMFGMPVPEPVEPGGFLDEGDTVAVGDTRFEVLHCPGHSPDSLCFFAPASDEVPPMLVGGDVLFRDSVGRTDFIGGDSAQLMASIRDKLMALPDETLVFPGHGPQTTIGREREKNPFVTGRLRLA, translated from the coding sequence ATGACGCTGCGCATTCTCCAGCGCGCGGTCGGTGCGCTGCAGATGAACGCGACGCTTGCCGTCGCGGACGGCGAAGCCATCCTGTTCGACCCCGGCGACGAATGGTCGCGCATCCGGGCGATGCTCGACGAAGCCGGCGTCCCCGTCAGGCGACTCGTCGCCACGCACGGCCATCTCGACCACGTCGGCGTCGCGGCGCAGGCGGTCGCTGAACTGGGGCTGCCGCTCGAGTGCCACCCGCTCTGCGCTGACTGGCTCGCCAACCTTGAGGGGCAGGCGCGCATGTTCGGGATGCCCGTCCCCGAGCCGGTCGAGCCGGGTGGCTTTCTCGACGAGGGCGACACCGTCGCGGTCGGCGACACTCGTTTCGAGGTGCTGCACTGCCCCGGCCACAGCCCCGATTCGCTCTGCTTCTTCGCACCCGCCAGCGACGAGGTGCCACCAATGCTCGTTGGCGGCGACGTGCTCTTCCGCGACTCGGTCGGGCGCACCGACTTCATCGGCGGCGACAGCGCGCAGCTGATGGCGTCCATCCGCGACAAGCTGATGGCGCTGCCCGACGAGACGCTCGTCTTCCCGGGCCACGGCCCGCAGACAACTATTGGCCGCGAGCGCGAGAAAAACCCGTTCGTTACCGGGCGGCTGCGGCTCGCCTAA
- a CDS encoding S8 family serine peptidase — protein MDTRVPLLAALLLFSALPSLAVPPAGAAEPPWWETYSRDVDRDGVSDLLDWKMAQGDRFFAPGDARVFVRYDHHPDDGDVARLAAAGATVTFRAQYLDLLGTTMPRPLVPVVAEWPGVVMLDDIGKAEPHMHEAVPVMGVDLAWELGFDGAGVTVAIVDTGVDGLHAGLDDQDDDPLTDDPKILVYYNAYDDQEYDGRLSEDSGTHGSHVAGITAGTGDGDTAPDGSRYVGVAPQANLANVLVCCSGDIEDIIRGIEWTMANQERFGIRVMTSSLGEQQVEFHIDNDGRSAWSQAVDAAVESGLVVTLSAGNEFGAATVAGCNTIDSPGDARLPITVAALDKDLSLAVYSSRGYTSDGRVKPDVAAIGSNIMAPNKGTGTGYTSKSGTSMATPLMAGIVALTLEANPDLTPAEVKDTIVAGYAIEREILDDSDLYTNDCSLLETRPDNEYGYGQADPRTFVEVAGQVDPLLRVAWTIPPRYETVNGTDVEVKPAIHNGSWLYGGADSGGSPVADGVEVRFGASGWYPATDTSPQGDWAFWKIRVPPEVAKGNQTLAARLVAAPDRMSPIDSASVVLLNEHAPAPKQNDSPGPPLLVGLTVLAAVALRRRD, from the coding sequence ATGGATACCCGCGTGCCCCTGCTGGCGGCGCTACTGCTATTTTCGGCGCTGCCGTCGCTGGCGGTTCCGCCCGCTGGCGCGGCGGAACCGCCCTGGTGGGAGACCTATTCGCGCGATGTCGACCGCGATGGCGTCAGCGACCTGCTGGATTGGAAAATGGCGCAGGGCGACCGCTTCTTCGCCCCGGGCGACGCGCGTGTATTCGTACGCTATGACCACCACCCCGATGACGGTGACGTCGCGCGACTCGCAGCGGCGGGCGCGACCGTCACTTTCCGGGCGCAATACCTCGACCTGCTCGGGACGACCATGCCGCGCCCGCTCGTCCCCGTCGTGGCGGAGTGGCCGGGCGTCGTGATGCTCGACGACATCGGCAAAGCAGAGCCACACATGCACGAGGCGGTGCCGGTGATGGGCGTCGACCTGGCGTGGGAGCTCGGTTTCGACGGCGCTGGCGTCACCGTCGCGATTGTCGACACCGGCGTCGACGGCCTGCACGCCGGGCTCGACGATCAGGACGATGACCCGCTCACCGACGACCCCAAGATTCTCGTCTATTACAACGCCTATGATGACCAGGAATACGACGGTCGCCTGTCGGAAGACAGCGGTACCCACGGCTCCCACGTCGCGGGCATCACCGCCGGTACCGGCGACGGCGACACCGCGCCCGACGGCAGCCGCTACGTTGGCGTCGCACCGCAGGCGAACCTCGCGAACGTGCTGGTCTGCTGCTCGGGCGACATCGAAGATATCATCCGCGGCATCGAGTGGACGATGGCCAACCAGGAGCGCTTCGGCATCCGTGTCATGACCTCCAGCCTCGGCGAGCAGCAGGTGGAGTTCCACATCGACAACGACGGCCGTTCGGCCTGGAGTCAGGCGGTCGATGCGGCGGTCGAATCGGGGCTGGTGGTGACGCTCTCGGCGGGCAATGAGTTCGGCGCCGCGACCGTCGCCGGCTGCAACACCATCGACTCGCCGGGCGACGCGCGGCTGCCCATCACAGTCGCGGCACTCGACAAGGACCTCTCGCTGGCGGTCTACAGCAGCCGCGGCTACACATCCGACGGCCGTGTCAAGCCGGACGTCGCGGCCATCGGCTCGAACATCATGGCGCCCAACAAGGGAACGGGAACGGGCTACACCTCGAAATCCGGCACCAGCATGGCGACGCCGCTGATGGCGGGCATCGTCGCGCTGACGCTCGAAGCGAACCCCGACCTGACCCCGGCCGAAGTCAAGGACACAATCGTCGCCGGCTACGCCATCGAGCGTGAAATCCTCGACGACAGCGACCTCTACACCAACGACTGCTCGCTGCTCGAGACGCGGCCTGACAACGAATACGGTTACGGCCAGGCGGACCCCCGCACCTTCGTCGAAGTGGCGGGGCAGGTTGACCCGCTGCTACGGGTCGCCTGGACCATCCCGCCGCGCTATGAGACGGTGAACGGCACCGACGTCGAAGTCAAGCCCGCAATCCACAACGGCTCCTGGCTCTACGGGGGCGCCGATTCCGGTGGCTCCCCCGTCGCCGACGGCGTCGAAGTGCGCTTCGGCGCCTCGGGCTGGTATCCCGCTACCGACACGTCCCCGCAAGGCGACTGGGCGTTCTGGAAAATCCGCGTCCCGCCCGAAGTGGCGAAGGGCAACCAGACGCTCGCGGCGCGCCTCGTCGCGGCGCCCGACCGGATGTCGCCGATTGACTCGGCCAGCGTCGTGCTGCTCAATGAACATGCGCCTGCACCGAAACAGAATGATTCCCCGGGGCCGCCATTACTGGTGGGGCTGACAGTGCTGGCAGCCGTTGCGCTGCGTCGCCGTGATTAG